The following coding sequences lie in one Saccharomyces mikatae IFO 1815 strain IFO1815 genome assembly, chromosome: 10 genomic window:
- the COX16 gene encoding Cox16p (similar to Saccharomyces cerevisiae COX16 (YJL003W); ancestral locus Anc_5.212), whose translation MSFGGKKFRSRRQQLAYEASIAGRYKKALSKHPFLFFGLPFCATIVLGSFWLSNFTAIKYEQGDRKVQEINEEDILKMRKNQREFDIKEEYYRLQGLSEEDWEPVRVARLKDESENVW comes from the coding sequence ATGTCGTTTGGCGGGAAAAAATTCAGATCTAGGAGACAGCAGCTCGCTTATGAAGCATCCATAGCGGGGCGATATAAGAAAGCATTGAGTAAGCACcctttcttgttttttggCTTGCCATTTTGCGCAACAATAGTATTAGGTTCATTTTGGTTGTCCAACTTTACAGCTATCAAGTATGAGCAAGGCGATCGTAAGGTTCAGGAAATTAATGAAGAGgacattttgaaaatgagaaaaaatcaaagagaaTTCGACATAAAAGAGGAGTACTACCGTTTGCAAGGTCTTTCTGAAGAGGATTGGGAACCTGTACGCGTAGCTAGGTTAAAGGATGAATCGGAAAATGTATGGTAA
- the OST1 gene encoding dolichyl-diphosphooligosaccharide--protein glycotransferase subunit OST1 (similar to Saccharomyces cerevisiae OST1 (YJL002C); ancestral locus Anc_5.214), with translation MNGTWFSWIVGLFLFFSNVSLAAQHEPPATWENVDYRRTVDVSNAYILETVEITIRNIATEPETEYFAAFESDIFDKISFFSAFLSDQNIFLNSQLLTNSTTATDVEGKNDIRYGVIEFPTAISPQEEVSFVIKSFFNTVGIPYPEHVGMSEEQHLLWTTNRLPLSAYDTRKASLTLIGSSSFEEFHPPNDADLLGKVSGSSFEFGPWEDIPRFTENENLAVVYSHNSPLNEVVNLRRDIWLSHWASTIQFEEYYELTNRAVKLTKGFSRLELMKQIQSQNMRQTHFITVLDMLLPEGATDHYFTDLVGLVSTSHAERDHFFIRPRFPIFGGWNYNFTVGWTNQLSDFLHVSSSSEEKYIASIPILNGPPDTVYDNVELSVFLPEGAKIFDIDSPVPFTNVSIETQKSYFDLNKGHVKLTFQYKNLITQVANGQVLIKYDYSKNSFLKKPLSIACYIFTALMGIFVLKTLNMNVTN, from the coding sequence ATGAATGGTACTTGGTTTTCTTGGATAGTGGGATTGTtcctatttttttccaacgTGTCTTTGGCTGCACAACACGAACCACCTGCAACTTGGGAAAACGTTGATTATAGGAGAACAGTTGACGTCTCCAACGCTTATATTTTGGAAACAGTTGAAATAACCATCAGAAACATAGCAACTGAGCCTGAAACTGAATACTTTGCTGCCTTTGAAAGTGACATTTTTGATAagatttcctttttctctgCTTTCTTGAGCGATCAAaatatctttttgaatagtCAGTTGCTTACCAATTCAACTACTGCAACTGATGTTGAAGGTAAGAATGACATTAGATACGGGGTCATTGAGTTTCCAACTGCCATTTCCCCACAGGAAGAAGTATCCTTTGTGATTAAAAGTTTCTTTAATACTGTCGGTATTCCTTATCCTGAGCATGTTGGGATGTCAGAGGAACAACATCTATTATGGACAACGAACAGATTACCACTTTCTGCATATGATACCAGAAAAGCCTCACTTACATTGATAGGCAGCTCTTCATTTGAGGAATTTCATCCTCCAAATGATGCAGATTTACTGGGAAAAGTTAGCGGCAGTTCTTTTGAGTTTGGACCTTGGGAAGACATTCCAAGATTtactgaaaatgaaaatttggcAGTTGTTTACTCGCATAATTCCCCATTGAATGAAGTTGTCAACCTAAGAAGAGATATCTGGCTTTCTCACTGGGCCTCTACAATTCAGTTTGAAGAGTACTACGAATTAACAAATAGAGCTGTTAAACTAACCAAAGGATTTTCAAGATTAGAATTAATGAAACAAATCCAAAGTCAGAATATGAGGCAAACTCATTTTATCACTGTCTTAGACATGTTACTACCCGAGGGAGCCACTGACCATTATTTTACAGATCTGGTTGGGCTTGTTTCCACCTCGCACGCAGAACGTGACCATTTCTTCATAAGACCAAGATTCCCAATATTTGGAGGTTGGAACTATAACTTCACCGTTGGTTGGACTAATCAGTTGTCCGATTTCTTGCATGTATCCTCTAGCTCAGAAGAGAAATACATTGCGTCTATCCCAATACTCAATGGTCCGCCGGATACTGTATACGATAATGTTGAGTTATCGGTATTTCTTCCAGAGGGAGCAAAGATTTTCGATATTGATTCTCCTGTCCCCTTTACAAATGTTTCCATAGAAACCCAAAAATCTTATTTTGACCTAAATAAGGGACATGTTAAACTAACTTTCCAATACAAAAACTTGATCACCCAAGTTGCTAATGGCCAGGTCTTGATCAAGTACGACTACTCTAAAAACTCTTTTCTAAAGAAACCTCTATCCATTGCTTGCTATATTTTTACTGCACTAATGGGGATATTTGTTTTAAAAACTTTGAATATGAATGTAACAAACTAG